One Nitrosomonas sp. PY1 DNA window includes the following coding sequences:
- a CDS encoding PQQ-dependent sugar dehydrogenase — MFHFVLIFLFAAAFLSDQHGGHWLSTAHAQRLQPEFTVQQVATGLKLPWGMAFLPDGSILVTERIGQLRIISANSKISDPIQGVPEVFFKQQGGLLDVALDPEFSKNRLIYLSYAEPEGHKASTAVARAELIHGQLRNLQVIFRQLPKTGDGVHFGSRLAFARDGNLFITLGDRGSRAHDAQQLDNYFGKIIRIRPDGTVPPDNPFVKNPQAKPEIWSYGHRSIQGAAIHPKTGELWIHEHGPKGGDEINIPQPGKNYGWPLACYGSHYDDTPIKDEHAEQGFEEPIRYWTPSIAPSGMVFYTGNQFPTWHGNLFIGALAGKRIVRLSTDGNKITHEEQLLMDMARFRDVKQSPDGTLYLLTDDINGKLLKIVPNVQS, encoded by the coding sequence ATGTTCCACTTTGTTTTGATATTTTTGTTTGCCGCAGCTTTTCTTTCGGACCAACATGGCGGACATTGGCTATCCACGGCTCATGCGCAGCGATTACAGCCAGAATTTACTGTACAACAGGTTGCAACTGGTCTTAAGCTTCCTTGGGGAATGGCATTTCTACCTGATGGTAGTATTTTGGTAACCGAGCGCATTGGTCAACTGCGCATCATTTCCGCCAATAGCAAAATATCCGACCCGATTCAAGGTGTTCCAGAAGTATTTTTCAAACAACAAGGTGGCCTACTTGATGTTGCTCTTGATCCCGAATTCTCTAAAAACCGACTGATTTACCTCTCTTATGCTGAACCGGAAGGCCATAAAGCAAGTACCGCAGTTGCTCGAGCGGAATTAATTCATGGTCAACTCAGAAACTTACAGGTAATTTTCCGGCAGTTGCCCAAAACTGGGGACGGCGTTCATTTCGGATCACGCTTAGCATTTGCACGCGATGGCAATCTTTTCATTACACTGGGTGATCGTGGTAGCCGCGCCCATGATGCTCAACAACTGGATAACTATTTTGGTAAAATTATCCGCATCCGTCCTGACGGAACAGTGCCGCCTGATAATCCATTTGTTAAAAATCCGCAAGCAAAACCGGAAATATGGTCCTACGGTCATCGCAGTATTCAAGGTGCTGCCATTCACCCTAAAACTGGCGAACTATGGATACATGAGCATGGCCCTAAAGGTGGCGATGAAATCAATATTCCGCAACCTGGGAAAAATTATGGTTGGCCATTAGCATGCTATGGTTCCCATTATGATGACACACCGATTAAAGACGAGCATGCCGAACAAGGCTTCGAAGAACCCATTCGCTATTGGACTCCATCGATTGCACCCTCCGGCATGGTGTTTTATACCGGTAATCAATTCCCTACGTGGCATGGCAACCTGTTCATTGGTGCATTGGCCGGAAAACGCATTGTACGTTTAAGCACAGATGGCAATAAGATCACACATGAAGAACAGTTACTTATGGATATGGCTCGTTTTCGCGATGTGAAACAAAGCCCCGATGGGACACTATATTTACTCACCGATGATATTAATGGAAAACTATTAAAAATAGTACCCAACGTTCAATCTTAG
- the dapC gene encoding succinyldiaminopimelate transaminase, which translates to MNPKLNQLQLYPFQKLKQLLGGVTRNSALSAINLQIGEPKHAAPEFIRQAMIDHINGLSAYPMTLGSISLRNTLANWIQKRFNLTEINPDTEVIPVNGSREALFSFAQAVINTDKDRAMVICPNPFYQIYEGAVLLAGAEPYFINASSKNHFACDFSQVSDVIWSNTQLVYVCSPSNPTGRVMTLGEWKQLFELSDRYGFIIASDECYSEIYFAEASPPLGALDAAQQMGRYGFPRLIVFNSLSKRSNVPGLRSGFVAGDAQILEKFLLYRTYHGSAMSPVTQAASSAAWNDETHVIENRRLYTQKFSDAMRILSDVINIQMPDAGFYFWLETPISDTEFTKRLYQDYNVTVLPGSYLARDVHGVNPGANYVRIALVTTPLECAEAMQRIKDFISDLN; encoded by the coding sequence ATGAATCCAAAACTGAACCAGTTGCAACTTTACCCATTTCAGAAATTAAAACAGCTGCTTGGTGGTGTGACGCGCAATAGCGCACTATCTGCGATTAATTTACAGATTGGTGAGCCGAAGCACGCTGCACCCGAGTTTATTCGACAAGCGATGATCGACCATATAAATGGATTGTCAGCATATCCTATGACCTTGGGTTCTATTTCGCTCAGAAACACCTTGGCGAATTGGATTCAGAAGCGATTTAATTTGACGGAAATCAATCCTGATACTGAAGTTATCCCAGTGAACGGTAGCCGCGAAGCGTTATTTTCTTTTGCGCAAGCGGTTATAAATACCGATAAGGATAGGGCGATGGTGATCTGCCCGAATCCGTTTTATCAAATTTATGAAGGTGCTGTATTGTTAGCAGGTGCTGAGCCATATTTCATAAATGCATCTTCAAAAAATCACTTTGCATGTGATTTTTCCCAGGTCAGCGACGTGATTTGGTCTAACACGCAACTCGTTTATGTTTGCTCGCCTAGTAATCCTACCGGTCGTGTCATGACTTTGGGAGAATGGAAACAATTATTTGAGTTGTCAGATCGTTATGGTTTTATAATTGCATCGGATGAATGCTATTCGGAAATTTATTTCGCTGAAGCGTCCCCTCCTTTAGGTGCATTGGATGCGGCACAGCAAATGGGACGGTATGGGTTTCCACGTTTAATCGTGTTCAATAGTTTATCAAAGCGATCCAATGTGCCGGGACTACGTTCTGGATTTGTGGCGGGTGACGCTCAAATATTGGAAAAATTTTTGCTCTATCGAACTTATCACGGTTCTGCTATGAGCCCGGTAACGCAAGCAGCAAGCTCGGCCGCTTGGAATGATGAGACGCACGTAATTGAAAATCGACGTTTGTACACGCAAAAATTTTCTGATGCAATGCGGATTTTGTCGGATGTGATCAATATACAGATGCCAGATGCGGGCTTTTATTTCTGGTTAGAGACACCAATCAGTGATACTGAATTCACCAAAAGACTTTATCAGGACTATAATGTTACCGTGCTGCCGGGTAGTTACCTGGCTCGGGATGTGCATGGCGTCAATCCTGGAGCAAATTACGTGCGAATCGCGCTGGTAACAACGCCTTTAGAGTGCGCTGAAGCCATGCAGCGGATTAAGGATTTTATAAGCGATTTAAATTAA
- a CDS encoding putative Na+/H+ antiporter — protein sequence MTDPTSIQLIAAILFALAITHTFSTKYFEHLAHIQPQHAGVWHLLGEVEVVFGLWAMILILFIFALSGEHDAIAYLESRNFTEPMFVFVIMVIAGTRPILDFVADAVQRIAMMVPLNQRMVMYFLLLAFVPLLGSFITEPAAMTLAALMLRETLFSRNISTRFKYATVGVLFVNISIGGTLTPFAAPPVLMVAGKWNWDIMFMLTNFGWKAAIAVLANALAVTWLFRREFSGVDPVKDEEPVVHKIPLSVVLIHLFFLVLVVVFAHHPVVFMGMFLFFLGYTTAYQRHQSPLILREALLVAFFLAGLVVLGGQQQWWLQPLLMNMNETAVFFGATALTAVTDNAALTYLGSLVEGLTEEFKIALVAGAVTGGGLTVIANAPNPAGFSILKSKFDEQSIHPLGLLAAAIPPTLVAIAAFRVL from the coding sequence ATGACTGACCCTACCTCGATTCAATTGATTGCAGCAATATTGTTTGCATTAGCTATAACGCATACATTTTCAACCAAGTATTTTGAGCATCTTGCGCATATTCAGCCACAACATGCTGGTGTCTGGCATCTGTTGGGTGAGGTTGAGGTAGTTTTTGGTTTGTGGGCAATGATATTGATCTTGTTCATTTTTGCGCTTAGCGGAGAACATGACGCAATTGCTTATCTTGAGTCACGTAACTTTACCGAACCGATGTTTGTTTTTGTCATCATGGTGATTGCTGGAACGCGTCCCATTCTGGATTTTGTTGCGGACGCGGTACAGCGTATAGCAATGATGGTACCACTCAACCAGCGCATGGTTATGTATTTTTTGTTACTGGCCTTTGTTCCTCTACTCGGGTCATTCATTACCGAACCTGCGGCAATGACATTGGCAGCATTGATGCTACGCGAAACACTGTTTAGTCGGAATATATCAACACGCTTTAAATACGCAACGGTTGGTGTGTTATTTGTCAATATTTCAATAGGAGGTACTTTAACGCCATTTGCAGCGCCACCCGTCTTAATGGTGGCTGGAAAATGGAATTGGGATATTATGTTTATGCTAACAAATTTTGGTTGGAAGGCGGCGATTGCTGTTTTGGCGAATGCGCTTGCAGTAACTTGGTTGTTTCGTCGAGAATTCAGCGGAGTAGATCCAGTAAAGGATGAAGAACCGGTTGTCCATAAAATTCCCTTATCCGTTGTATTGATCCATTTGTTTTTTTTAGTGTTGGTGGTTGTGTTCGCGCATCATCCCGTCGTGTTTATGGGGATGTTTCTGTTTTTTCTTGGCTATACGACGGCCTATCAACGTCATCAAAGTCCATTGATTTTGCGAGAAGCTTTGTTGGTTGCTTTTTTCCTGGCAGGATTAGTGGTTCTGGGGGGACAACAGCAATGGTGGCTTCAGCCCTTATTAATGAATATGAATGAAACGGCTGTTTTCTTTGGCGCTACAGCACTGACTGCAGTGACTGATAATGCCGCACTGACATATTTAGGTTCGTTGGTGGAAGGGCTGACTGAGGAATTTAAAATAGCTTTAGTGGCAGGTGCGGTGACAGGTGGAGGTTTAACAGTGATAGCAAATGCACCCAATCCAGCAGGTTTCTCTATTCTTAAAAGTAAGTTTGACGAGCAGTCTATCCACCCGTTGGGGTTATTAGCTGCGGCTATACCTCCAACATTGGTAGCTATTGCCGCCTTTAGAGTGCTGTAA
- a CDS encoding S41 family peptidase, protein MSHIVKKSGLLIVGIIAGIMISLNFSAIAKKEHLETVHPLPIEELRTFAQVFGRIKSDYVESVEDKKLITEAINGMLVGLDPHSSYLDKDEYKELQIGTQGEFGGLGIQVTMEDGIVKVISPIEDTPAFRAGIKTGDLIVKLDDKVVKGMTLNDAIKMMRGKPKTSIKITIVREGESEPLIFKLVRDIIKIQSVKSKMIEPGYAYIRITQFQEQTGENLAQAIRTLFSQNDGAMKGLILDLRNDPGGLLNGAVAVSAAFLPENALIVYTEGRSADAKMKLLASPEYYLRGSDDDFLKGLPKEAKTVPMITLVNGGSASASEIVAGALQDHKRSIVMGSQTFGKGSVQTILPLGNNTAIKLTTARYYTPNGQSIQAKGITPDILDKADNDDEGNRLRESDLNRHLSNGKNDKKNKTSTNLDSAIQVEKAIQETSDETKGEKVKSKKSKKPLEFGSEEDQLLAQAMNYFKNDAATSPPTLKKKSDKTDS, encoded by the coding sequence TGGCATCATGATCAGTTTGAATTTCTCTGCCATTGCAAAGAAAGAGCATTTAGAGACAGTTCATCCGCTTCCTATTGAAGAATTACGAACTTTTGCACAGGTTTTCGGGCGCATTAAAAGTGATTATGTAGAATCCGTAGAAGACAAAAAATTAATCACCGAAGCGATTAATGGAATGCTGGTTGGCTTGGATCCGCACTCGTCCTATCTTGACAAAGACGAATATAAAGAACTGCAAATAGGTACCCAGGGCGAATTTGGCGGATTAGGAATACAAGTTACCATGGAAGATGGCATTGTCAAAGTTATCTCTCCCATTGAAGACACCCCCGCATTCCGCGCTGGCATTAAAACTGGTGATCTGATTGTGAAACTGGACGACAAAGTCGTCAAAGGCATGACACTGAATGATGCCATTAAAATGATGCGTGGCAAACCAAAAACCTCTATTAAAATTACTATTGTTCGTGAAGGTGAATCAGAACCCCTGATATTTAAGCTGGTTCGAGATATTATTAAGATACAGAGTGTAAAATCAAAAATGATTGAACCTGGGTATGCGTATATTCGCATTACACAATTTCAAGAACAAACCGGTGAAAATCTAGCACAAGCCATTAGAACATTATTTTCTCAAAATGATGGTGCAATGAAAGGCTTAATTCTGGATTTGCGTAATGATCCGGGAGGATTGCTAAACGGCGCAGTAGCGGTCTCTGCAGCGTTCCTACCTGAAAATGCATTGATTGTTTATACCGAAGGACGTAGCGCCGATGCAAAAATGAAATTACTTGCCAGCCCAGAATACTATTTGCGTGGCTCTGACGACGATTTCCTAAAAGGACTACCGAAAGAAGCGAAAACTGTTCCGATGATTACGCTGGTTAATGGTGGATCCGCCTCAGCTTCTGAAATCGTAGCAGGTGCTTTACAAGATCATAAACGCTCAATAGTAATGGGTTCGCAAACCTTCGGTAAAGGCTCAGTTCAAACCATATTGCCACTGGGTAACAATACTGCAATAAAGTTGACTACTGCACGTTACTACACACCAAACGGTCAATCAATACAAGCTAAAGGAATTACCCCTGATATTCTGGATAAAGCCGATAACGACGATGAAGGGAATCGACTACGCGAATCCGATTTGAATCGCCATCTTTCGAATGGAAAAAATGATAAGAAGAATAAGACATCTACGAATTTGGATTCAGCGATACAAGTAGAAAAAGCTATTCAAGAGACTTCAGATGAAACAAAAGGAGAAAAAGTCAAAAGTAAGAAAAGCAAAAAACCACTGGAATTTGGCTCTGAAGAGGACCAATTACTCGCTCAAGCCATGAATTACTTTAAAAATGATGCTGCTACATCACCTCCAACACTCAAAAAGAAAAGCGATAAAACCGATAGTTAA
- the dapD gene encoding 2,3,4,5-tetrahydropyridine-2,6-dicarboxylate N-succinyltransferase — translation MSELQSIIEEAFERRADITPRNVEASLKESIAQVLAMLDSGKLRVAEKINDSWVTHQWIKKAVLLSFRIEDNSFIKGGFSNYFDKVPSKFADYSSRDFRNGGFRVVPPAAVRKGSFIAGNVVLMPSYVNIGAYVDQGTMVDTWATVGSCAQIGKNVHLSGGVGIGGVLEPVQANPTIIEDNCFIGARSEIVEGVIVEENSVISMGVYIGQSTKIYHRDTGEVSYGRIPAGSVVVSGNLPSENGKYSLYCAIIVKQVDAKTRSKIGINELLRGI, via the coding sequence ATGAGTGAATTGCAAAGCATCATTGAAGAGGCTTTTGAACGTCGAGCAGATATTACCCCTCGAAATGTTGAAGCTAGCTTAAAAGAATCCATTGCCCAAGTTTTGGCTATGCTGGATAGCGGTAAGTTGCGCGTAGCCGAGAAAATCAATGATAGTTGGGTTACGCATCAATGGATCAAGAAAGCCGTATTGTTGTCTTTCCGCATAGAGGACAACAGTTTCATCAAAGGCGGTTTTTCCAATTATTTTGATAAAGTTCCTTCAAAATTTGCTGATTACAGCTCCAGAGATTTCCGGAATGGTGGATTTCGTGTGGTTCCTCCTGCCGCCGTGCGGAAAGGATCATTTATAGCGGGAAATGTGGTGTTGATGCCTTCGTATGTCAACATTGGCGCTTATGTTGATCAAGGTACGATGGTTGATACTTGGGCGACGGTAGGGTCTTGTGCACAAATTGGCAAGAACGTGCATTTGTCCGGTGGTGTCGGTATTGGTGGCGTGCTGGAGCCTGTACAAGCCAATCCAACTATCATTGAAGATAACTGTTTCATCGGTGCGCGCTCAGAGATTGTGGAAGGGGTTATTGTCGAAGAAAATTCTGTAATTTCGATGGGAGTTTATATAGGTCAGAGTACTAAAATCTATCATCGCGATACCGGGGAAGTCAGTTACGGGCGTATTCCAGCTGGCTCGGTGGTGGTTTCTGGGAATTTGCCTTCGGAGAATGGGAAGTACAGTCTTTACTGCGCCATCATTGTCAAGCAGGTTGATGCAAAAACACGTTCTAAAATAGGCATAAATGAACTATTACGTGGTATTTAG
- a CDS encoding molybdopterin-synthase adenylyltransferase MoeB, with the protein MNDHQLIRYSRHILLPEIDIEGQEKLNRSRVLIVGVGGLGSPAAMYLAASGIGYLTLCDGDQVDLTNLQRQIIHHTESIGLAKVDSAKQALTKINSGIDITIIPQRVESTALQSLLQDVDIVIDASDNFQTRHQINQACVKHKKPLISGAATRFNGQVTVFDTRYPNSPCYHCLYPSEGESDDMPCAVMGVFSPLVGIIGSIQAAETIKTLLNIGDNLQGRLQLLDGLTMNWRSVKLHKDPHCEVCGNI; encoded by the coding sequence GTGAATGATCATCAGCTGATTAGATATAGCCGACATATTCTGTTGCCGGAGATTGATATTGAAGGACAAGAAAAACTTAATCGATCACGTGTATTAATTGTAGGAGTAGGCGGATTAGGTTCTCCGGCTGCGATGTATCTCGCAGCCAGCGGTATTGGATACTTAACGCTTTGTGATGGTGACCAAGTAGATTTAACCAATCTACAGCGTCAAATTATTCATCATACTGAATCAATTGGTTTAGCAAAAGTTGACTCAGCAAAGCAAGCTCTTACAAAAATCAATTCTGGAATCGATATAACTATAATTCCCCAACGAGTCGAATCAACTGCATTACAATCCCTCTTACAGGATGTTGATATCGTTATCGATGCTAGCGATAACTTCCAAACGCGCCATCAAATTAATCAAGCTTGTGTAAAGCACAAAAAGCCTTTGATTTCAGGAGCAGCGACACGATTTAACGGACAAGTTACTGTTTTTGATACACGATACCCCAATAGTCCGTGTTACCATTGTCTGTATCCATCCGAAGGAGAATCAGACGATATGCCATGTGCCGTAATGGGCGTATTCTCACCTTTAGTTGGTATCATAGGCAGCATACAAGCAGCCGAAACAATAAAAACCCTACTCAATATCGGTGATAACCTACAAGGTCGCTTACAGTTATTGGATGGTTTAACGATGAATTGGCGTTCGGTAAAGCTTCATAAAGACCCACATTGTGAGGTATGTGGAAACATCTAA